From Streptomyces fungicidicus, one genomic window encodes:
- a CDS encoding PucR family transcriptional regulator yields MPPTLASLVHHSALKLAVRAGADRLDVPVRWAHASELADPVPYMEGGELLLITALKLDAEDPAAMRRYVKRLVGAGVVGLGFAVGVHYDDIPDALVDAAREEGLPLLEVPRRTPFLAISKAVSAAIAADQYRAVTAGFAAQRELTRQALTEGPQGLLAALAAQVDGWAALYDASGAVVAAAPDWAGRRAARFTPDVTRLRERPAPASSVVAGPEHEDRVELHSLGTGRRPRAALAVGTAAAPGTAERYAVHSAIALLTLTTERSRPLHAAEQRIGAAVLHMLLAGEPDHARAVAGDLYGGLLDAPFRIIVAAGGEANGDALGGLSEVAESAAARAGEAVLVVPEGERLVVLAADGGAAVAACCDHAAGWEAARKADDGELVVGLSAPAGPIAASAAYKQAEQALSVARRRGRALVEHEHMAAGSVLPLLADDAVRAFADGLLRALHEHDATGRGDLVASLRAWLSRHGQWDAAAADLGVHRHTLRYRMRRVEEILGRSLDDPDTRMELWLALKTTSPD; encoded by the coding sequence ACTCCTGCTGATCACCGCGCTGAAGCTGGACGCGGAGGATCCGGCGGCGATGCGCCGCTACGTGAAGCGGCTGGTGGGGGCGGGAGTCGTCGGCCTGGGCTTCGCCGTGGGCGTGCACTACGACGACATCCCCGACGCCCTCGTCGACGCGGCCCGCGAGGAGGGACTGCCGCTGCTGGAGGTGCCGCGCCGCACCCCGTTCCTCGCGATCAGCAAGGCCGTGTCCGCCGCGATCGCCGCCGACCAGTACCGCGCGGTGACCGCGGGCTTCGCGGCACAGCGGGAACTGACCAGGCAGGCGCTGACGGAGGGTCCGCAGGGGCTGCTCGCCGCGCTGGCCGCCCAGGTCGACGGGTGGGCCGCGCTGTACGACGCCTCGGGCGCCGTCGTGGCGGCGGCACCGGACTGGGCGGGCCGGCGGGCCGCGCGGTTCACCCCGGACGTGACCCGGCTGCGAGAGCGTCCGGCGCCCGCCTCCTCGGTCGTGGCCGGCCCGGAGCACGAGGACCGGGTCGAACTCCACTCCCTCGGCACCGGCCGGCGCCCCCGCGCGGCGCTCGCCGTCGGCACGGCCGCCGCCCCCGGCACCGCCGAGCGGTACGCCGTCCACTCGGCCATCGCCCTGCTCACCCTCACCACCGAACGCTCCCGCCCCCTGCACGCCGCCGAACAGCGCATCGGCGCCGCCGTGCTGCACATGCTGCTCGCCGGGGAGCCGGACCACGCCCGCGCGGTCGCCGGGGACCTGTACGGCGGGCTCCTCGACGCGCCGTTCCGGATCATCGTGGCGGCCGGCGGCGAGGCGAACGGCGACGCCCTCGGCGGGCTGTCCGAGGTGGCCGAGTCGGCGGCGGCCCGCGCCGGCGAGGCGGTGCTGGTCGTTCCGGAGGGGGAGCGGCTGGTCGTGCTGGCCGCCGACGGGGGCGCCGCCGTGGCCGCCTGCTGCGACCACGCCGCCGGATGGGAGGCGGCCCGCAAGGCGGACGACGGCGAACTGGTCGTCGGACTGTCCGCGCCGGCCGGTCCGATCGCCGCGTCGGCCGCCTACAAGCAGGCCGAACAGGCGCTCTCGGTGGCCAGGCGGCGCGGGCGGGCGCTGGTGGAGCACGAGCACATGGCCGCCGGATCGGTGCTGCCGCTGCTCGCCGACGACGCGGTGCGGGCGTTCGCCGACGGGCTGCTGCGCGCCCTGCACGAACACGACGCCACCGGCCGCGGCGACCTCGTCGCCTCCCTGCGCGCCTGGCTCTCCCGGCACGGCCAGTGGGACGCGGCCGCGGCCGACCTGGGCGTCCACCGCCACACCCTGCGCTACCGCATGCGCCGGGTCGAGGAGATCCTCGGCCGCTCCCTCGACGACCCCGACACCCGCATGGAACTGTGGCTGGCCCTGAAAACAACGTCCCCGGACTGA
- a CDS encoding glycoside hydrolase family 3 protein: protein MTAHTPPAPLFRDTDQPFAKRIDDLLSRLTLDEKIGFLHQFGPSVERLGVAAFRTGQEALHGVAWMGPATVFPQAVGLGATWNEELVRRVGEAVSREARAMRARDERVGLNVWAPTVNLLRHPLWGRNEEGYSEDPKLTSAIATAYTRGLRGDHGLYWRTAPVLKHWLAHNNETERDTTSSSVRPRVLHEYDLRAFRDTVEAGAVAGVMPAYNLVNGRPNHVSPYLRTQLRAWTDQDLLVCSDAGAPSNLVDSEHYFDTHEEATAAALRAGVDSFTDHGTDSTKIIGRVAGALQRGLLTEDDIDTAVRRQLSVRFRLGEFDPGADPYAGEQPFDTPEHRALALEAAEQAVVLLKNDGPLPLAPDSRVAVVGLLADECKLDWYSGSLIHRSTPLEGLYERFGAERVEFAEGVDRVLLKTSAGAFLHVPPAPDAPEAARGAEGALDPALLAGRTDLPPLTAGPGGTELALADWGDGVLTLRAPDGRYLSVAEDGYVRASADQPGGWIVQETFRLEPHGDGHLLRHVGTGRHVQVAADGVKVAEEDPEVFELVVAERGEDAVGRAAAGADVVVVVAGNDPHINGRETEDRTTLRLPAQQERLLRAARAANPNTVLALVSAYPYAVDTADLPAVLWTAHGGQAAGTALARVLAGDVSPAGRLPQTWYAGDADLPDLLDYDVIGGRQTYLYFEGAPLFPFGHGLSYAAFSYGELTADVTGSEVRVSFTVTNTGDITADEVPQLYARAVDPSVPRPRRELLAHRRVTLAPGETSELSFVLPLSAFAFWDVAVDRWRVEPGAYELLAGASSEDVRARATVTLDGEPAVPRAVLARGLDAAGFDEQSGVEIVDRTRAEGDAVTPVAGKDGELLFRDCDFGDGVTEVTVEVSGGGTVEVALDGGPVLAALSPQAPTPGPYDHITLRASCAAVDGVHDVRVRLRGPLRLARVGFSG, encoded by the coding sequence CCGCCGGGTGGGAGAAGCGGTGTCCCGGGAGGCCCGGGCGATGCGCGCCCGCGACGAGCGGGTCGGCCTCAACGTCTGGGCGCCGACCGTCAACCTGCTGCGCCACCCGCTGTGGGGCCGCAACGAGGAGGGCTACTCGGAGGACCCGAAGCTCACCTCGGCCATCGCCACCGCCTACACCCGCGGCCTGCGCGGCGACCACGGGCTGTACTGGCGCACCGCCCCCGTCCTCAAGCACTGGCTGGCGCACAACAACGAGACGGAGCGCGACACCACCTCCAGCTCCGTGCGCCCCCGCGTGCTGCACGAGTACGACCTGCGCGCCTTCCGGGACACGGTGGAGGCGGGCGCGGTGGCCGGGGTGATGCCGGCGTACAACCTGGTCAACGGGCGCCCGAACCACGTGTCGCCCTATCTGCGCACGCAGTTGCGCGCCTGGACGGACCAGGACCTGCTGGTCTGCTCGGACGCCGGCGCGCCGTCCAACCTGGTCGACTCCGAGCACTACTTCGACACGCACGAGGAGGCCACCGCGGCGGCCCTGCGGGCGGGCGTCGACAGCTTCACCGACCACGGCACCGACAGCACGAAGATCATCGGACGTGTGGCGGGCGCCCTGCAGCGGGGCCTGCTCACGGAGGACGACATCGACACGGCGGTCCGCCGCCAGCTCTCGGTGCGTTTCCGGCTCGGCGAGTTCGACCCGGGCGCGGACCCGTACGCCGGGGAGCAGCCCTTCGACACCCCGGAACACCGGGCGCTCGCCCTGGAGGCCGCCGAGCAGGCGGTCGTCCTGCTCAAGAACGACGGCCCCCTGCCGCTCGCCCCGGACAGCCGCGTCGCGGTCGTCGGACTGCTCGCCGACGAGTGCAAGCTGGACTGGTACAGCGGCAGCCTCATCCACCGCTCCACCCCGCTGGAGGGCCTCTACGAACGTTTCGGCGCCGAGCGCGTCGAGTTCGCGGAGGGCGTGGACCGGGTGCTGCTGAAGACCTCCGCCGGTGCGTTCCTGCACGTGCCGCCGGCCCCCGACGCCCCGGAGGCGGCACGGGGCGCCGAGGGCGCGCTCGACCCGGCGCTGCTCGCGGGCCGCACCGATCTGCCGCCGCTGACCGCCGGGCCGGGCGGCACCGAACTCGCCCTGGCCGACTGGGGCGACGGCGTGCTCACGCTGCGCGCGCCCGACGGCCGCTACCTCTCGGTCGCCGAGGACGGCTACGTCCGCGCCTCCGCCGACCAGCCGGGCGGCTGGATCGTGCAGGAGACGTTCCGGCTCGAACCGCACGGGGACGGTCACCTCCTCAGGCATGTGGGAACAGGACGCCATGTGCAGGTCGCCGCCGACGGAGTGAAGGTTGCCGAGGAGGATCCCGAGGTCTTCGAGCTGGTCGTCGCCGAACGCGGCGAGGACGCGGTCGGCCGCGCCGCCGCCGGGGCCGACGTGGTCGTGGTGGTCGCGGGCAACGATCCGCACATCAACGGCCGGGAGACCGAGGACCGTACGACGCTCCGGCTGCCCGCCCAGCAGGAGCGCCTGCTGCGCGCGGCCCGCGCCGCCAACCCGAACACGGTGCTGGCGCTGGTCTCCGCCTATCCGTACGCGGTGGACACGGCGGACCTTCCCGCGGTGCTCTGGACCGCGCACGGCGGCCAGGCCGCGGGCACCGCGCTGGCCCGCGTGCTCGCCGGTGACGTCTCCCCCGCCGGGCGGCTGCCGCAGACCTGGTACGCCGGCGACGCCGACCTGCCGGACCTCCTCGACTACGACGTGATCGGCGGCCGGCAGACCTACCTCTACTTCGAGGGCGCCCCGCTGTTCCCGTTCGGGCACGGACTGTCGTACGCGGCCTTCTCCTACGGGGAGTTGACGGCCGACGTGACCGGCTCGGAGGTGCGGGTGTCGTTCACCGTCACCAACACCGGTGACATCACCGCCGACGAGGTGCCCCAGCTCTACGCCCGGGCCGTGGACCCGTCGGTCCCGCGTCCGCGCCGCGAACTGCTGGCCCACCGGCGGGTGACGCTGGCGCCCGGGGAGACGTCCGAGCTGTCCTTCGTGCTGCCGCTGTCCGCGTTCGCGTTCTGGGACGTCGCCGTGGACCGGTGGCGCGTGGAGCCGGGGGCGTACGAACTGCTGGCCGGGGCCTCGAGCGAGGACGTGCGCGCACGGGCCACGGTCACGCTGGACGGAGAGCCCGCCGTCCCGCGCGCCGTCCTCGCCCGCGGGCTGGACGCCGCCGGCTTCGACGAGCAGAGCGGCGTCGAGATCGTCGACCGGACCAGGGCGGAGGGCGACGCGGTCACCCCCGTGGCCGGGAAGGACGGCGAACTCCTCTTCCGCGACTGCGACTTCGGCGACGGGGTAACGGAGGTGACGGTCGAGGTGTCCGGCGGGGGCACCGTCGAGGTCGCGCTCGACGGCGGGCCGGTGCTCGCCGCGCTGTCGCCGCAGGCGCCCACCCCGGGACCGTACGACCACATCACGCTCCGCGCGTCCTGCGCCGCCGTCGACGGCGTGCACGACGTGCGGGTCCGGCTGCGCGGCCCACTGCGGCTCGCGCGGGTCGGCTTCTCCGGTTGA
- a CDS encoding aldehyde dehydrogenase family protein → MTSTTAFWLAGRQATGETTFDVTSPWDGRAVGTVSVPTDAQIEDAVSAAHAVREDFAATPAHVRAAALDHVSRRLVERTEEIARLISAENGKPVKWARGEVGRAVSVFRFAAEEARRFNGGEAQRLDTDAGGQGRLAFTRRFPKGVVLGIAPFNFPLNLCAHKIAPAIAAGAPIILKPAPATPLSGLILGELLAETELPAGAWSILPVPNDRMPALVQDERLPVISFTGSETVGYAIMDSVPRKHCTLELGGNGAAVVLADFASDEDLDRAAQRIATFSNYQGGQSCISVQRVIADASVYDRLLPRIVAAVEAQVTGDPNDDATDVGPLVSEAAAQRVESWVDEAVGAGAKLLTGGKRDGASYAPTVLTDVPAEATISCEEVFGPVLTVRKVDGEAEAFAAVNDSKYGLQAGVFTHDLGTAFRAHRALEVGGVVIGDVPSYRADQMPYGGAKQSGVGREGVKFAMDDYTYERVMVLTGLAL, encoded by the coding sequence ATGACTTCCACCACCGCCTTCTGGCTCGCCGGCCGCCAGGCCACCGGCGAGACGACCTTCGACGTCACCTCCCCCTGGGACGGCCGCGCCGTCGGCACGGTGAGCGTGCCCACCGACGCCCAGATCGAGGACGCCGTCTCCGCCGCCCACGCCGTCCGCGAGGACTTCGCCGCCACCCCCGCGCACGTCCGCGCCGCCGCCCTGGACCACGTCAGCCGCCGTCTCGTCGAGCGCACCGAGGAGATCGCCCGCCTGATCTCCGCCGAGAACGGCAAGCCGGTCAAGTGGGCCCGCGGCGAGGTCGGCCGCGCCGTCTCCGTGTTCCGTTTCGCCGCCGAGGAGGCCCGCCGCTTCAACGGCGGCGAGGCCCAGCGCCTCGACACCGACGCGGGCGGCCAGGGCCGGCTGGCCTTCACCCGCCGCTTCCCGAAGGGCGTCGTCCTCGGCATCGCGCCGTTCAACTTCCCGCTGAACCTGTGCGCCCACAAGATCGCCCCCGCGATCGCCGCCGGCGCGCCCATCATCCTGAAGCCGGCGCCCGCCACGCCGCTGTCCGGCCTGATCCTCGGTGAGCTGCTCGCCGAGACCGAGCTGCCCGCCGGTGCGTGGAGCATCCTCCCGGTCCCCAACGACCGGATGCCCGCTCTGGTGCAGGACGAGCGGCTGCCGGTGATCTCCTTCACGGGCTCCGAGACCGTCGGCTACGCGATCATGGACTCGGTGCCGCGCAAGCACTGCACCCTGGAGCTCGGCGGCAACGGCGCGGCCGTCGTCCTCGCCGACTTCGCGAGCGACGAGGACCTCGACCGGGCCGCGCAGCGCATCGCGACCTTCTCCAACTACCAGGGCGGCCAGTCCTGCATCTCCGTGCAGCGGGTGATCGCCGACGCCTCCGTGTACGACCGGCTGCTGCCGCGCATCGTCGCCGCCGTCGAGGCACAGGTCACCGGAGACCCCAACGACGACGCCACCGACGTCGGCCCGCTGGTCAGCGAGGCCGCCGCGCAGCGCGTGGAGAGCTGGGTGGACGAGGCCGTCGGCGCGGGTGCGAAGCTGCTCACCGGCGGCAAGCGCGACGGCGCCTCCTACGCGCCGACCGTGCTCACCGACGTACCGGCCGAGGCGACGATCTCCTGCGAGGAGGTCTTCGGACCGGTGCTGACCGTGCGGAAGGTGGACGGCGAGGCCGAGGCCTTCGCCGCCGTCAACGACTCCAAGTACGGCCTGCAGGCGGGTGTGTTCACCCATGACCTGGGGACCGCCTTCCGGGCCCACCGCGCTCTGGAGGTCGGCGGTGTCGTCATCGGCGACGTGCCCTCCTACCGCGCCGACCAGATGCCCTACGGCGGCGCCAAGCAGTCCGGTGTGGGCCGCGAGGGCGTGAAGTTCGCGATGGACGACTACACCTACGAGCGCGTGATGGTCCTGACCGGCCTCGCCCTCTAG